A genomic segment from Capra hircus breed San Clemente chromosome 7, ASM170441v1, whole genome shotgun sequence encodes:
- the CALR gene encoding calreticulin produces the protein MLLPVPLLLGLLGLAAADPTVYFKEQFLDGDGWTERWIESKHKPDFGKFVLSSGKFYGDQEKDKGLQTSQDARFYALSARFEPFSNKGQTLVVQFTVKHEQNIDCGGGYVKLFPAGLDQTDMHGDSEYNIMFGPDICGPGTKKVHVIFNYKGKNVLINKDIRCKDDEFTHLYTLIVRPDNTYEVKIDNSQVESGSLEDDWDFLPPKKIKDPDAAKPEDWDDRAKIDDPTDSKPEDWDKPEHIPDPDAKKPEDWDEEMDGEWEPPVIQNPEYKGEWKPRQIDNPEYKGVWIHPEIDNPEYSPDSNIYAYENFAVLGLDLWQVKSGTIFDNFLITNDEAYAEEFGNETWGVTKAAEKQMKDKQDEEQRLHEEEEEKKGKEEEEADKDDDEDKDEDEEDEDEKEEEEEEDAAAGQAKDEL, from the exons ATGCTGCTACCCGTGCCGCTGCTGCTCGGCCTTCTCGGCCTGGCCGCCGCTGATCCCACCGTTTACTTCAAGGAGCAGTTTCTGGACGGAG ACGGGTGGACCGAGCGCTGGATCGAATCCAAACACAAACCGGATTTTGGCAAATTCGTTCTCAGTTCCGGCAAGTTCTATGGTGACCAGGAGAAAGATAAAG GCCTGCAGACTAGCCAGGATGCCCGGTTCTACGCTCTGTCGGCGAGATTTGAGCCCTTCAGCAACAAGGGTCAGACGCTGGTGGTGCAGTTCACGGTGAAACACGAGCAGAACATCGACTGTGGGGGCGGCTATGTGAAGCTGTTTCCAGCTGGTTTGGATCAGACAGACATGCACGGGGACTCCGAATACAACATCATGTTTG GCCCGGACATCTGTGGACCTGGCACCAAGAAGGTTCATGTCATCTTCAACTACAAGGGCAAGAATGTGCTGATCAACAAGGATATTCGCTGCAAG GACGATGAATTCACCCACCTGTACACGCTGATTGTGCGGCCTGATAATACGTATGAGGTGAAGATTGATAACAGCCAGGTGGAGTCAGGCTCCTTGGAGGACGACTGGGATTTCTTGCCCCCTAAGAAGATAAAGGATCCTGATGCCGCTAAGCCTGAAGACTGGGATGATCGTGCCAAGATCGATGACCCCACAGACTCCAAGCCTGAG GATTGGGACAAGCCTGAGCACATTCctgaccctgatgctaagaaaccTGAGGACTGGGATGAAGAGATGGACGGAGAGTGGGAACCACCTGTTATTCAGAACCCAGAGTACAAG GGGGAGTGGAAGCCCAGGCAGATCGACAACCCAGAGTACAAGGGCGTTTGGATCCATCCAGAGATTGACAACCCTGAGTATTCCCCTGATAGCAACATCTATGCCTATGAAAACTTTGCTGTTCTAGGCTTGGATCTTTGGCAG GTCAAATCTGGCACCATCTTTGACAACTTCCTTATCACCAATGATGAAGCGTATGCTGAGGAGTTTGGCAACGAGACATGGGGTGTTACAAAG GCAGCAGAAAAGCAAATGAAGGACAAGCAGGATGAAGAGCAGAGGCTacacgaggaggaggaggagaagaaaggcaaggaggaggaagaggcagaCAAAGATGATGACGAGGACAAGGATGAGGATGAGGAGGATGAagatgagaaggaagaggaggaggaagaagatgctGCCGCTGGCCAGGCCAAGGATGAGCTGTAG